Genomic segment of Thermogemmatispora onikobensis:
GTAGTAGTCCTGGACGACGGGAGCCGAAAGGTCGGCCAGCTTGAGGATGAACAGCTCAGTGAGCAGGGCCAGCGCCAGGGCGATAAAGAAGTTGCCGGTGATGACGTAGACGAAGGCCGCGGTAAAGATAAAGTGCCAGTAGTTCCACATGTCGATGTCGAGCGTCTTGACGAAGCGCACGACAATCAACAGCAGGTTGAGCAGGATACCCAGAATGAAGACCCAGGGAACAACGGAGACAGTGCCGAAGGAGATGGCGGCAGCCACCGGCCAGCCGACATCGATGACGTCGAGGTGAATGCCGAGGTTGTTGACCATCGCCTGCGCCGCCGGCCCCAGCGTATTGACCAGTAGGCCGATCACCAGGTTGATGGCGATGAAGCCAACGCCGATGGTGATGGCGGCCCGCAGCGAGCGCCCAAGAGGCATGCGGAAGATCATGCACAGAATAAAGATGATGATGGGCATCATGACGCTGGGGCCAAGATTCAAGATATAGTTGATAACGCCCATAACAGCGGACATGGCTGGTTCCTCCTACCCGTAGTGAGGATAAAAAGCCAACTCTTTGCGTACATCTCTACTCTTGCGCGCGATGTACGCCCGTTCGCGAACCTTGCGGTGATTGTCTGCTCTGTCTGCTGCGTGCCTGCCTACCCTCTACCTGCTTGCCAGGGGGTTCCTCTCTTGTTTGCTAGCGCAACTCAGCTCAGCTAGCGCTGAGAGTCTTAAGATAGGCGGCAATCTCGTCGGCGAGCTGGTCGGCTCCCACGCCGCTGATGAGGGGCAGGCCGTTGAAGACCTTGACGGGCACTTTCACAGCGACCTGGGTGGTCGAGACGATAGCGTGTGGTCGAAAGGTGGAGACTTTGCCAGCGACTTCGGCGGCTTTACACGAGGCGGTTGTAACGCTGAGGCCGCGACTCTTGAGCAGGCGCTTGAGTTTGTCGGCGGCCAGGGTTGAGGTGGCGATCCCGGTGCCGCAGCTGACGAGGATGCGTAGATCGGACATGGGCGGAAAAACCTCCTGGCAACTGGTCACAGCTCTGTGAAGTGCTCCCGACTCGTTTCTCCGCTGCCCAGCTGGAGACACGAGAGGGGCGACGGCTCTTCCTTGAAGAGAAAATATCAGGAAGGAAGGCTGATGCTTCTGCTGGCCTTGTCCCGCGACGCCGCAGGGGGCCATATGTTGCTCTCCTCTGCTCTTCTTGCTCTCCCTCCTTTCAAAGGGCACACCTGAAGATTTTAAAATGGTCGATCGCTCGATTTGTAAAGTTTTGCCCTTACTATAAACTGCTCCATTCCGGTTGTTTCTATGGTACCTGATGGTGACGACTGTTGTCAACCCTTGTGCATAAGTGGACAATTGTTCACTGCCGCTCGCCCGGGCAGGGAAATGCCGCTCGTGCGCGCTGGAGGGCTGGACGCTGGCCAGAGTGGAAGATTGCGCGGGGAGGCGACTGGGCGGTTGCGGTTTTTCTCTATGCCGCCCGCTTGACATTCGCCAGAGGGCAAGGTATACTATGCACAAAATATCGAATGTGCACAAAGGTGAAACGGTGTTCGACCAGCGGAGTGCAGCGAAGCACGTTGTGGCCATCGTGCTGGCGGCGGGCCAGGGCAGGCGTATGGGGCTGCCGATCAACAAAATCTTCCTGCCCATTCATGGCAAGCCGGTTATCATCTACACGCTGGAAGCCTTTGAGCGCTGTCCAGTGATTGACGAGATCCTGCTCGTCGCGGCGGCTGGCGAAGAGGAGCAGCTTGCCAAGCTAGCACAAGCGGCCCACTGTCAGAAAGTCAGGCGTATCGTCCAGGGTGGTCCGACGAGGCACGCCTCCGAGCAATGTGCGCTGGAGGCCCTGCGTTCGCGCATCGAGAGTGGCGAGATTGACCTGATTCTGATCCATGATGGGGCCCGTCCCTTTGTGCTCCTCGAGCGCATCCAGCAGCTGGTCGAGGCGGCGCGTGCCTGTGGTGGGGCTATTCTGGCCATGCCGCTGCAGGAGGAGGAGCTGATCGTCGAAGTGGATGAGCAGCAGGCCATCTGCCGCCGCTTTGCTGGTCAGCGGGCCTGGCGGGCCCAGACGCCCCAGGCTTTTCGTGCGGCCTGGTTGCTGGCGGCCTACGATCGGGCGCGTCAGGACCAGTTTGAGGGGACCGACACGGCGGCCTCTCTGGAGCGTCTCGGCTATCCGGTGGCGGTGGTCGAAAGCGATCAGAGCAATCTGAAGATCACCACCGCTTACGACCTGTTGCAGGCCGAGCGGCTCTGTCGCCACTATGGTCTCTAGGCGGGTCGGAGGCCGGGTCAGGTGGCTTACCTATTTCTTTCTGATTGGAAGTAGGCTCTGTCTAACGACGTTAGTGACACTTCGCCTTGCTGGCAATGCGTGATGGAGGGCAGGCCCTGGCCGGGCGGGCTGGGCTAGCGAGAGCGCCTTGAGCAAGCGCTTCAGCCAGAGCTGTCCTGTTCGTCTCCATCGCTGATCGATCGTCGAGGAAAGAGGGGGCGTCGCTCGCTATGATAGCCTGCCAGACTGAACTGGACTGCCTCTACTGCGGTCGTCCGACGGTGCACACGGTCTTTTATGCCTCGCTCTATATCAAGCGGATCGTCTGCCATCGTTGTGCCCACGCCGTTGAAAAGCCAGCGGCTGTCTTACTCCGCCAATATTGTCGTGATCTCCCCTGGCGTGCCACCGCCCTCGCGCGTCGCTTAAAGCATGAGGCGCAGGCCGATCCACTGCTCTTCGTCTCCAGCTTGCCCCGGCGCGTGGTCAACAAACCGATCGAGCTTTCCCGTGAGCTAGCCGAGGTCTGTCTGTAGGAGCGAAGTTCTTCGCGGCTCCAGACGGCCACGCGCTCGCCGCGTTAGAGTATGACATCAGGAGGTTCGTATGATCGAGCAAGTTGCCCTCGCTGCCCTGGTGGCCTGGTGCCTGCAGCTGGCTCTGGCCTACTGGCAGGCGCGGCGCTTCTATCGCGACGTGAGTCGTCTGCGCCGGCTCGGGCCTTGCGCCACTGCGATGGCTGGGGGGCGTTACCGCGGGCGCACCTATGTGGTGCTTGTGGCCCATCCCAAGCGGCGGGCTATTCTCGCTGCCCGGCAACTCAGTGGCTTCACGGTCTTTGCGCGGCTCCGTCCCCTGCCCCAGGTTGAGGGGCGTCCGCTCGACGAGCTACTCGTTCCCGAGACGCTTGGGGCGCTTGGGCTGAAGCCGCGCCTGATCGAGGCGGTCAGGACCGCTGCCAGCACGCTTCAGGACTCCTTCGAGCGTCAGACCGCGAAGGTAGCTGGTGGGGGAAACGTGCTCCCCCCGCGGACGTCGCTGCAGCCGCTGGCTTGAAAGGTGGGTAATCACTCACTCGGCTTACTCGCCAAGGCACTCGCTCAGCTCTTCTCACTGCTGAGTAGTCCTCGCCGGCTGCTACCTGGCTCTGGTCCTGGCCAGCTGGCCTGTGTGGTGGTCTGAGAGGACAAAAGATTGTCACAATGTCCTTTTGTCTGGAGGTGACTCTGTGGAGATCGCAGCCCGTATTGCCGAAGGCTTCATCGGCATGTTCCAAAAGGGGGGGACGACCTTTGTTGGTCTGGTCACGGGCATCATCCCCCTGTTGATCGTGCTGATGACTGCCGTCAATGCCCTGGTGCGCCTCATTGGCCCCGAACGGATCGACAAGGTGGCCATGATCAGTAGCCGCAATGTCCTGCTGCGCTATCTGGTCCTGCCCTTTCTGGCCGTCTTCTTCCTGACTAACCCGATGGCCTACACGATGGGGCGCTTTCTGCCGGAGAAGCAGAAGCCGGCCTTCTATGATGCGGCGGTGTCTTTTGTCCATCCCATTCTTGGTCTCTTTCCCCATGCCAATCCGGGTGAGATCTTTGTCTGGGCTGGTATTGCGGCGGGCATTACCAAGCTTGGGCTGGGGCTAGGGGATCTGGCGATTCGCTATTTCCTGGTGGGCCTGTTAGTGATCTTTATTCGCGGGCTGGTGACGGAGCGCATCACGGCCATCATGTGGGCGCGGCGCTCGGTGCCCGAGGGCCAGAGCCAGGGTGAGGAGTCAACGTCGGCAGCCGAGGCGGCCCCTGCTGTGGAAGCGGGCGGGGCGGCCTTCGCTAGCGGAGAGGAGGCGTAGTCATGCAAGTTGTGGCGCGTGGTCTGGAGGCCATTGGGCGGGCCGTTGGCAATGTGGTCGGCATCCTGTATCAGGCTGGCCGTGACACCATTGACCAGGTGATCCGCAATATTCTGCCGTTCATGGCCTTCATTAGTATGGTCATTGGCATCATTCTCTACACGGGGATTGGCAACATTATTGCTCATACCCTGTCGCCGCTGGCCTCGAATATTTTCGGGCTGCTGCTGATGTCGGTGATCTGTGCCATTCCGATTCTGTCGCCGTTGCTGGGTCCCGGGGCGGTGATCGCCCAGGTTGTGGGGACGCTGCTGGGCGTGGAGATTGGCCTGGGCCATATTCCGGCGCAGTATGCGCTGCCGGCCCTCTTTGCTATTAATCCGCAGGTCGGTTGTGACTTTATCCCGGTCGGGTTGGCGCTTGGTGAGGCCGAGCCGGAGACGACCGAGATCGGGGTGCCAGCGGTTTTGATGTCGCGCCTGATCACGGGGCCGCTGGCGGTGGTCATTGCCTATCTGGCCAGCTTTGGGATGTATGCCGGCCATTAGGGCTGGCTGAGTGAATGAATGAGTGAGTGGGGGTGGATAGGGAGGGGTGGAGGGAGGTTGTGCTGTGGCTCAGGCCGGGCGGGGTGACGGCGATGGTGGATTACTCTCGCTGCGCGGCGTTGGTTGCCCGAGGCTGGCTGGTTGGCCTGTTGCCTGTCTGCCTGGTCTGGGCCTGATCGCTTGAGGAGAGAAAGGAGTGTGCGACGATGCCTTATCGTGCTGTGAAGATTGCGCGAGGACGCGGTGGCTGGGGCGGGCCGCTGGTTGTCAAGCCCGAGCCAGGAAAGGATCTGATCTATTGCGTGACCGGTGGGGGCATTCATCCGGTGGCGCAGCGCATTGCGGAGCTGAGTGGCGGGCGAGCTTTCGATGGCTTTCGTTCGTCGGCCCCTGAGAAGCAGATTGCCTGTGTGGTGATTGACTGCGGCGGGACGGCGCGCATCGGGGTCTATCCGATGAAGAAGATTCTGACTATCGATGTGAAGCCGAGTTCGCCCTCGGGGCCGCTGATGAAGTTCATCACGGAGCAGCTCTTTGTGTCGGGGGTGCGCCCCGAGGATGTGACGCTGCTTGAGGAGTCCTGATGACGGGGGCTGGTCGGGCCTCGCTCTCGTTGGCGCTGGCTGGTGCTCTTTGGGCTGCTGGCGAGGGTGGAGTCAGCGCAGGGGCGAGGCAAGGCTGGCGCTGAGTTGTCTAGAGGGCGGGCGGCTGTTGTGAGCGCTTACTCAAGGAGGGAGGAGGAGAGACGGCTATGTCTCTGCTGCGTTTCAATCACTTTCTTGGGGCGGGAATGGCGGGCGCCGAGGGGGCGGGGACTGCTGGGGAGGGGGTGGAGCTGGGTGCGGGGAGGCGGGTTTTGCTCAAGTATCGGGCGATGATTGGGGAGATTGGGCCGCAGGTGCCGGAGTTCCTGCCGCATGGCATTTTGATTTTCTTTGGTCCGCAGGCGCCGGCGGAGCTGCGCGAGGTCTCGCTTGTCCATTCGGGGGCGACGTTGCAGGGGGCGATCGAGGTGGGCGACTGGCTTTGCTTCCGGGAGCCGTCTGACGATGGCGGCGAGGTAGGTCGGGTGTTCACGTATCGGGTGACGGCGGTCGGCGAGGTGGCCAGTGCCAATCTGGCCGAGCTGGGTCATCTGGTGGTGCATTTCGATGGCGCGGCGGAGGCGGCGCTGCCCGGGACGATCTCGGTGGAGCCGGCTCTGCTCCATCTGCCCCCGGTGGGAACCATTCTGGAATTGCTCAGACTGGAGGATTGCCACGAGCTATGAATCTGGTTGCGGAACTTGAGGCGCGTCAGCGCGAGGGGCGTCCGATCCGTGTGGGGCTGGTGGGGGTTGGTCAGATGGGGGCGGGTCTGATTGCTCAGGTGAGTCAGATGCAGGGCATGGAGGTAGTGGCGGCTGCCGATATTGAGACGGAGCGAGCTGTGGCGGCCTTCCGCGCCTGTGGCTATAGTGAGGAGGAGGTGCTGCTCTTGCCGCCTGGGGCCAGCAGCCACGAGGCCGATGCGGCGGTGCGAGCTGGCAAGCGGGTGGTGACGGCGCGGGCGACCTTGGTCCCTGATATCGCTTCGCTGGATGCTGTGGTGGAAGCTACGGGCGTGCCTGCTGTGGGGGCGCTCGTCGCCTATCGGACGATTCTGGCGCGTCGTCATATCATCATGCTCAATGTGGAGACCGATGCTACAATCGGCTATTTGCTGAAGCGTATGGCCGATGCGGCAGGCGTGGTTTATACGACCTCGGCAGGCGATGAGCCGGGGGCGATTTTGGAGTTGTATGATTTTGCTCGCTCGCTCGGCTTTGAGATTGTGGCGGCTGGCAAGGGGAAAAATAACCCGCTGGACCGCGGTGCGACGCCGGAGCAGTTGGCCGAGCAGGCGCGGAGCCGGCATATGAGTCCCCATATGCTGACATCGTTTGTCGATGGGACGAAGACGATGGTGGAGATGACGGCAGTGGCCAATGCGACGGGGTTGGTGCCGGATGTCAGTGGAATGCATGGGCCGCAGGCGACGCCAGAGACGCTGGCGCAGATTTTTTGTCCGCGTGAGGATGGGGGCATTCTGGGACGACGGGGTGTGGTTGATTATGCGCTGGGAAGCGTGGCGCCGGGGGTCTTTCTGGTGATTACGACTCAGCAGCCGAAGGTGATTGAGGATTTGCGCTATTTGCGCCTGGGCGAGGGACCATACTGGGCGCTCTATCGTCCGTATCATCTGGCCAATCTGGAGACGCCGCGTTCGATTGCCCAGGCGGTTCTGTATCAGCAGGCGACGCTGGCGCCAGCGGGGCCACCGGTGGCGGAGACGACGGCGGTGGCGAAGCGCGATTTGCAGGAGGGGGAGGTGTTGGAGGGGTTGGGGGGAACGTCTCTCTATGGCAATATTGAGCGGGTCGAGGTGGCGCGGGCGCAGCGAATGCTGCCGTTGGGGTTGACGGCGCGGGCGCGGGTGCGCCGTCCAGTGGCTCGCGGTCAGACGCTGACCTACGATGATGTGGAGCTGGATGCCCATTCCTTTATAGTGCAGGCACGGCGTATGCAGGATGCACTGATTTACGATGGGGAGCCACCGCTGTAGCTGAGACGATAGGCCCGGTGTCAAGGCAAGGGGGATTACGGTGGATGCACCTCTGATGCTGTTTGCCGTTGATGGCTGGACTGACTGGGCGGGGGCAGATGAGAGCGGATAGCCTGGCTCTCTGCTGCTCCCGCCTTCATTGTGACTGACTGGCTGAACTGACTGGGAGAGGGTCGAGGGTGGGCGTGAAAAGGCCCTTTTGAGGGGCTGATTCGAAACTCTCCGGGCTCTCCCCGGAAATGCGGTCAGAATCTGACCGCATTTCCCTGGGAGCATGCATCTTTTGCTGCTTTTATTATTGAAAGTATGTTGATGCTCTCTCGAAACTCGCCCCTTGCGGCTTGCAAAAAACGAGTTTCGAGAAAGGTCGTGATACGATAGATTTTGGCAGGTGGGAGGAGAAGAAAATGAGGCTCTCAGAAGCCAAAAACGGGGCCTCGATCGTTATAGAATAGGTGAGAAGTATCCCTGATGCTCCTCCGCTGCCTGCGGTTGCAGGGGAGTCGATCCGCACGAGGATACTGAAAGCTTTGAACTGTCTGCTTTCTTTTGAATACAAGCACGGGTTGCAGGGGAGTCGATCCGCACGAGGATACTGAAAGTCGCGCTATTTTATATCGCTTTGTGCATTATTTGCTGGTTGCAGGGGAGTCGATCCGCACGAGGATACTGAAAGATGGCTACAGCGGCGAGAGCCGGCCAGGCTGGCTCGGTTGCAGGGGAGTCGATCCGCACGAGGATACTGAAAGTGCGAGATCTCCCGGCACAGTACCAGCCGGAGGGCGTTGCAGGGGAGTCGATCCGCACGAGGATACTGAAAGGCTGCAACATGGCACAATGTGGGCACGCAAAGCCAAGTTGCAGGGGAGTCGATCCGCACGAGGATACTGAAAGTCGACAGTCGCAAGGAAGCTACGAAAGGAAGGGTGAGTTGCAGGGGAGTCGATCCGCACGAGGATACTGAAAGACGCGGTATCGCGGCTTGCGAGCGGCCAGTCCGTTTGTTGCAGGGGAGTCGATCCGCACGAGGATACTGAAAGATAAAGCGGTCAGCTCATCTTCCGGCTACCGGACGGTCAGTTGCAGGGGAGTCGATCCGCACGAGGATACTGAAAGGTTCTGGCGGTACTGGACGATGGGGCAAATATCATGTTGCAGGGGAGTCGATCCGCACGAGGATACTGAAAGGGTCTTTGGCGGGAGTGCTGCGGGAACCCTGGGGTTCGTTGCAGGGGAGTCGATCCGCACGAGGATACTGAAAGACGTATGAAGATGAACATATACAACAACAATGCTTAGCAAGTTGCAGGGGAGTCGATCCGCACGAGGATACTGAAAGGTGCTGTTAAGTACGTTTCTGAGAACAGGAAAACTAGTTGCAGGGGAGTCGATCCGCACGAGGATACTGAAAGGTGCTCGCCACATAATGCCGCTGCAATGCCATGTGGGTTGCAGGGGAGTAGATCCGCACGAGGATACTGAAAGAACTATTTCGAAGTAGCTGACGCCGTTGGCAGTGGCGTTGCAGGGGAGTAGATCCGCACGAGGATACTGAAAGGCAAGAAGATTTATTTCTCGCGTTCCGGTACAGGCCAGGTTGCAGGGGAGTAGATCCGCACGAGGATACTGAAAGATGACGAAGCTCTAGATGCTGTGTCGCTCTATAGCCGGGTTGCAGGGGAGTAGATCCGCACGAGGATACTGAAAGCGTTCCGGTTGCCAGCGCAGGGTCGACGTCCGGGCACTGAGTTGCAGGGGAGTAGATCCGCACGAGGATACTGAAACACAAGGGTACTGAAAGAAAGCATGAAAAAAAAGCGGCGCCCGCGGGTAAATCCCACGAGCGCCGTTAGCCGTTTGCGGTCACAGCCTACCTGGAGCCGGACATGGCACTATGAACCTCCTGCGCCACTCCCGGCAGATCGTGACGCAGCTCGTAGTCACTTACCAGACAAACCCTCGGTCCAAGCTCCTGCAAGGGATGTCCGGTTTGCTTATAGTCTTGCTCAACAGGATAAGTACCGACAGCGAGCAGGTTGCCATCCTCGTCCTTCGCAAGCAACGGCACTAACTGACCCGCCAGCCAGTCCGGCTGATGACAGTCGTAGCCCTGCAGCGTCAGAAACTGAGCCAGGCCCTCAAGCTGTCGCCTCTGCTCCTCCAGGGAGAAGGCCGCCGGCGCTCGCTGCTCGACAATCGCCTGCAGCAGGCGCCGGCCAAGATGACGGTCGAGGCGATAGTGCAGCATGCGGTTGCCATAGTTGCGCAAACAACGATAACAGGACTGCTCGCAGTGCTCTGGGCACTCCTTGAGAATCTCTAGCGTCTTGTCAAGCAACTGCTCGATCTCCTGGCCTACCTGAGTGGCATAGCCCGCCCCACCGGCCAGCGCATCGAACAGGAAAAAGTCAATACTGCGTCCTACCAGCACGCCATTGCCCATCGGCGTGTAGTTCCAGCCGATGCGCAGCTCGCCCGACTGGATGTCCAGCAGGCGAGTGGCTGCCAGTTGCAGGGCCTGGGCCAGCGTATGGGCGGCGTCCGCCAGCCAGCTCTGCCCAACCTCATAGCGTGTCCCCCAGGGCAGCGTCAGGCGTAGCAACAACAGATCACTTCGGAAGATATGGCCGAGATAGCCATACCAGTATGAGCGGCTTTTACAATATTGCTCCTGGGCACTCAGGAAAGGACGCGGGTGAGCATGATAAGAGGAACCTTCCAGCGCCGCGCTGCTCGCCCCAACCACAGCGGCGCCACAGCTCCGACAGATAGTGAAGCCGGTGCCACCAGGGCCGGCATTGACGATGAGCAGCTCCTGATTCTCCTTGTATGCCCAGGCTGTGCCCCCGTTCGACGTCTCCCGATCCAGACGGTCGCGACTGGTCAAGGGCATCACCTGATGAGCCGCCGTGTAGATGATTCCCTGCTCTTGCTGAGCACTGTGGGCAGACGAGCGACGCTCACGCGAAGTGGCCCCCCACGGCGCAAAGGCTGGCGGATCAAGAATCTCCTGTTCTCGTAAGGGGGTATGACACTGGGGACAGGGCTGTTCCAGCACTCCGGTGCTGCCGTTTTCTCCCTTGCGGGTGGTGGTCTCTTCAAGATAGCCACAGACCTGACAGAGCAGAAAACGTCGTCGGGCCTGCTTAAAGAAGCGCTCCACTGGCGACGGTGCATTGCTGGGTGCCAGACCAGGAAAGAGCGTCACGTAGATGCCGCCGCTCTGATAGGTCTCCTTATTCACCACCAACTCACGCCCGGGCGCGTACTCCGTCAGTGCGATATCGACGCTCTGCTGCGGACGCTCCCGAAAGCCAAATCGCTGATGATTCTTCTTTTCGATGACGAAGCTGCGCAGCTCGCGCGGAAAAGCATACTGTGGCAGCAGGCCCTGATCAAAGAACAGGTCAAGTAAGAGAACCTCTTTCACATCATCGGCGCTGCTGGCGCTCATCCAGCCCGCCGACAGGAGCAGGCGCTGCTCCTCGAACTCCCGCTGCAGCTCCTCCAGACGCTCGCAGAGCCTGGCCCCAATCTCGCCAACGATGGCAAACTTGCGCTCGAGATCGCAGCGCTGACCCTCGATCTCATCTGGCAGCCAGGCGATAACGTGGCGCCTGAACTCAAGGGGGCGCTCTCTGAGCATCTGCTTCAGCCACGTGCCGAAGCGGCTCAACGTCGCCGCTCCTTTCTCTTGGAAGAAATCACTGGCGCGCCCCAGGGCCTCGGGAAGCGAACTGCGCTGTAAAGCGGCCTCCGTCTTGCCCTCCACGTATTCGCGGAAAAAGGTCTGCAGGAGGGCAGCCTGAATGTGGCGCGTGAGCAGGCGCTTGTTAACGGGGGAGAGACGCGGGCAGGGCACCGGATCGCTGATCATCTCCTCGGGGTGGTCGAAGT
This window contains:
- a CDS encoding PTS sugar transporter subunit IIB, with product MSDLRILVSCGTGIATSTLAADKLKRLLKSRGLSVTTASCKAAEVAGKVSTFRPHAIVSTTQVAVKVPVKVFNGLPLISGVGADQLADEIAAYLKTLSAS
- the ispD gene encoding 2-C-methyl-D-erythritol 4-phosphate cytidylyltransferase, which translates into the protein MFDQRSAAKHVVAIVLAAGQGRRMGLPINKIFLPIHGKPVIIYTLEAFERCPVIDEILLVAAAGEEEQLAKLAQAAHCQKVRRIVQGGPTRHASEQCALEALRSRIESGEIDLILIHDGARPFVLLERIQQLVEAARACGGAILAMPLQEEELIVEVDEQQAICRRFAGQRAWRAQTPQAFRAAWLLAAYDRARQDQFEGTDTAASLERLGYPVAVVESDQSNLKITTAYDLLQAERLCRHYGL
- a CDS encoding transcriptional regulator GutM; translation: MIEQVALAALVAWCLQLALAYWQARRFYRDVSRLRRLGPCATAMAGGRYRGRTYVVLVAHPKRRAILAARQLSGFTVFARLRPLPQVEGRPLDELLVPETLGALGLKPRLIEAVRTAASTLQDSFERQTAKVAGGGNVLPPRTSLQPLA
- a CDS encoding PTS glucitol/sorbitol transporter subunit IIA gives rise to the protein MSLLRFNHFLGAGMAGAEGAGTAGEGVELGAGRRVLLKYRAMIGEIGPQVPEFLPHGILIFFGPQAPAELREVSLVHSGATLQGAIEVGDWLCFREPSDDGGEVGRVFTYRVTAVGEVASANLAELGHLVVHFDGAAEAALPGTISVEPALLHLPPVGTILELLRLEDCHEL
- a CDS encoding NAD(P)H-dependent oxidoreductase → MNLVAELEARQREGRPIRVGLVGVGQMGAGLIAQVSQMQGMEVVAAADIETERAVAAFRACGYSEEEVLLLPPGASSHEADAAVRAGKRVVTARATLVPDIASLDAVVEATGVPAVGALVAYRTILARRHIIMLNVETDATIGYLLKRMADAAGVVYTTSAGDEPGAILELYDFARSLGFEIVAAGKGKNNPLDRGATPEQLAEQARSRHMSPHMLTSFVDGTKTMVEMTAVANATGLVPDVSGMHGPQATPETLAQIFCPREDGGILGRRGVVDYALGSVAPGVFLVITTQQPKVIEDLRYLRLGEGPYWALYRPYHLANLETPRSIAQAVLYQQATLAPAGPPVAETTAVAKRDLQEGEVLEGLGGTSLYGNIERVEVARAQRMLPLGLTARARVRRPVARGQTLTYDDVELDAHSFIVQARRMQDALIYDGEPPL